The sequence CTCTAACACAGGCCTACTGTCACCCCGCTGCCCTTGAAGCAGAGCTCGAGAGACAACTCTGTGGTTCTAGGACAGCCACATGCATCATGCTTCAGCCACCAAAGAAATTCCCGTCTGGCTCCCAGGCATGGGGGCTGGAGGCCTGGGACAAGGAAACACAGCCTGTGATGTCTAGGTTCCCCTAGCTCACCTGTCTGACTTCCTTTGGACTTCATCTCCACCTTGCAGGAGACCCCCCGATTCTGCATCAGAGGCTTACACATGGCAGCTTTGTTTTTGCGAGGTGTTGCGGGGGgcggtgggggaggaggaggagtgggAGCAGTTGGAGCTGATCGGGTCTTAGCAGGGAGCTGCAGAAACAAAGGAACAGTAGTGCTGCCAACCACCTTCTCCTCTTCTGAGATTTTTATCTTTCCCCCTTGGCTTTGGCCCTGACCTTGCCCAGATTCCCATTTTCCTCTGGGGTTCTCACTGTGCTGCTGTTCTCCACTTTGGTTTGAGAGGGAGTCTGGGGCTTCAACTCAGAAGACTGACCTGcagatcaaaacaaacaaacgcTCTCATCCAGAGAACCAGCTCTCCGTTTGCCGCACCTCTGTTCCAGAAGAGCATCATGAAGAGGCACACCAAACATAAATGGGGAGTCTAGATTTCCCCTCCTGGGCATCCCAGGTCCCGTGTTCTTGAGGCCCCAGAAACGATTCTTTGCTCTTGGCTACCCTGGAGAAGGAAAAATGTTATGCCTTTTCCAATATCCCACAACTTGAGACTTTCCATTCAGAGAGCCCTCAGGAGTTCGGGATCCCTAGAGTTACCAAGGGGTGAAGTAACATTCTAGCCCCCAACAAAATTCTTCAGTCTTGCTAAAGGTAAAGCATACCACCGACACTTCCTTCTCTCTGAAAACAAGAATCATGATAATCTCAGCCCTGATGCACTCCATCCGAATTGGGTAaacacgcccccccccccccccccccaaaatatgTAAGACTCTTCCTAGTACTTGCAGGGTCCAGAAGCCAAAAAAAGACAAGTAAAGGAGGGGCAAGATATGCCTGGTAGTGGTGGTAGGGAGGGGAGGGGATCAGGCTTGTTCTTTGTTCTGCCCAGGCCTACCTACTCCAATTCTCCTACCCTCTCTGTGTTACCATACTCTCTGTCCCTGGCCCAGGCTCTGGCAAAGGATGAGGTGAAAGcctgagaggaaggagaaagggggtAGGCCCAGGATTAGAAGATTCCGGCCCAGTTCTAACAGTGTGGGCTCTGGACTCACTGTTCAGGAGGCTCTCGGGCCCACTCTGGGTATCCAAGTTGGGTTGGTTCTGTTGGCTGTAGAAGCGCAGCAGACACTGCTGGTTGCAGAAATGACGGATCTGCCCACGCCAGTGGATGGTCTCCAGCAACTTCCCCTGACGCTTACAGGCATGGCACCGGGCAGCCTGAGGGGGTCAACAGGATGGTGAGACCTGCCTCCCTAAAATGCACTGGGCACAGTTTCCCCTGATACAAACCAGGCTTCCCCCCTTGAAGATTGGGTCTgccccaccacccccatcccagagCTCTGCCCATACCCTGATCTCCCAGCCCAATAGTCCATGCTCCCTACTGCCCTCATTCCCTCCTTTCTAACCTGCCGGCCCTCCTTACCTTGCAATACCACAGCAGGTACTTGCTCTTACAGTCATCACTGCAAAAGTCCCAGGTGCTGCCATCCAGTTGCTCGGTGACTCCGCGCTGGCAGGTCTGGGAGCAGTAAGTACAAGTGATACAGCACAAGCCCAGTTTCTTAGTAAAGTCCTGTTTGTACAGCAGCACACAACCTagaaagagggggagagggaaaaaagagagagagagagaggccagagACACCACCTTTTCAAGGTGCTGCACCTGAAACCTCTCTctaactgccccccacccccatcccccacagCCTTGTGCCCAAAGCCTTAGGCTGAGTGGGGATATAGCCTCCCTGAGCAGAAGACTCTGCCCTACAGACAGCAGCATCccaccccttccttcctcccttctccacCATTCTCCATGGCTGCGAGGTGCAGGGCCTCCTGGCCTTCCGCCATCTCCTTACCTTCACTGCAGAAGCTCTTCTCCACCCCACTGAATCGGAGTTTCTCATGCAGGAGTTTCTCTTGCCGGCAATGCTCACACTGGGACACCACACCCCGAAGCCGCTTGAAGTCCTCGCAGCAATCACGGCAGCAGAACTGGAACACctggtcctggggtgggggcacagggcagggaagACAGAGCTGTACCATTTGGGCCTGACAGGAGCCCAGAGGAAGGAACCCCTTCAGACAGATTCTGGAAACGTGGCAAAGACAcgggggctgggggtgagggtagCGGGGGTCTTACCTGCCAGTCCAAGACCTCAGGCTTGCCACTGAAGAGGCTGTGGCAGTAGTGACAGCTCAGGTGAATGCCCCCCTCAGGGCTTGTGCGCTGGAGGGAAGGAAGACAAgtaagggaggggcaagatgTGCCTGGTAGTGGTGGTAGGGAGAGGAGGGGGTGAGGTTTGTTCTTTGTTCTGCCCAGGCCTACCTACCCCAACTCTCCTACCCTCTCTGTGTTGCCACACCCTCTGTCCCTGGTCCAGGGTCTGGAGTACCTGGAATTTGGTCCAGCAGCTGGGGCTGCAGAACTGGTAGACTGTGCGATCAACCTTGTTGTAGTAACAGGGGTCAGAGAGGCTGCGGCGGCAGAAGCTGCAGGGTCGGGGAGGGCCTggggcacagagagagagagagagggagagacagagagagagagagggagagacagagagagagagagagagagaaagagaaagagaaagaaagagaaagaggaagagagagaaagagagagtacACAGAAGGTGTAAGGCAGTGCAGAGATGGAACAAGAAATTCACAGGAAAACGTCGTTGGGGCCGAGGTTGGGCAGCAGGGATCATTTTAGAAGAAGGGAGTATGGGAGGTAGAAGGAAGGCCAGCAGGGGTCTCAGAGAAGAGGGCTTTGCACCTACCAGTGAGCCCTGCCTGCTTCACTTTGTAAGAAGTGGTACAGCACAGGGAACAGAACAAGCTGGTCTTGCCATTACGATCCACATGTGATAGCATCTCAAAGTTCTTACACAGGGTCTTGCACCAGACACATGGGTACACACGTGTGTTTTTCTGTGAGGATGGGGAAGGAGAGGCTGAGGCTGGGTTTGtccctttgcttttattttttttttttttaattttttaaacaggaaATATTTCAGGCATACAAAAAAAGTATAGATGAGGATATAACAAAGACCTGCGCACCCACCAGccagcttaaaaaataaaacataacagaTACAATTGAAAGCCCcttgattattattattgtttttttatttctcccaACCCTCGACCCATCAGGCACCTTTATTTATCACCCAAGAACCGCACCCCCTTCCACAGCCCTCTAATGCACTACTCCCTCGGCCCCACCTTCTTGTACGCCCCCAAGCAGGTAGTGTTGCAGAACCGCTTTTGTTGGCCCTCATGGAAAAGGAGCTCGGGCCCAGGGCTTCCGGTCTTGGTGTAGATGTAAGCCCCGCACTGGTCACAACAGTTGGTTTTCAGTCCCTTGTTGGCCCGGAATTTGGAGAAGCAAGAATCGCTGCAGAGCCGGTGGACCACGCTGCCGTTGCTGACCTCGTGCAGgacctgccacacacacacatatcttgaGCCAAGGCCCACTCGCTACCACCCACCCCGACGCAAGGACCTCCCTCCGACCTCACCCTAGACCTTTACAGCAGACAGTGGGCCCAGGGACCCCCCAACCTGCATATCGGGCTGCCGACTTGATGGTGAGGTCCTGGGAAGCAAGGAAGGCTGGCTGCACACATCCTGGAGAAGCTCTATCCTTGAATATGCTCCCTCATGATGGCTGCCTTTCCTCCCCACTTGCCTTTTCCACAGGGCCTGGCCCCTGCAGCCCCGGATttagaggggcagggcagggctggcCAGGCTCTGTAAATCAGCCCCCAACCAGGCTTCCTCACCTCTCCAGTCTTCTGGCATATGCTGCAGCGGGTGGCATCGGCGGGATCCCCAGACTGAGGGATTGGGCGCTGCTGCTGGGCCTCATACAGGGAGAGGCAGACAGATGTGCAGAACTCATGGAAGGAGCCTCCTGAACCAGTCTGTGCCACGACGGAGTCCTTGGTGTTCCAGATCTCCCTGGAGGTGGGAACAGGTTGGCATATTCACTCGGTTACCACCCTCTCATTTCATCAGCTTCCTCTCCTCCTGCAGGATCAATGACCACAGAGCCAAAGACTCTCTGATCCCCCTCCCTAAATGGCCTCTCTCTCCCACGGCTCTGATCTGCTATGTTCTTTTCAACATTGCCTCTCTTCTTACCCACAACACTCAGTCTGatccctccctgccccaggccctAGGACCCCCACGCACTTCTTGCAGAAGGTACAGGTCTTTTTGCCCGAGGGCCTCTTGGAGAAAGTTGTGAGGCAGGATGAGGAGCAGAAGAGCTGAGGCAGCCCCTTGCGCTGGTAGGCTGTCTGCCCCTTCTGCAGTGGTGTCCGGCAATGAGCGCAAGTCATCTTGGTGCTCCCTGCAGAGCGCCCAGCCCTTTGTGTCACGCTGGAGCGTAAGGACATGCGAGGAGAGCGCCGGGGCCGGAAGGGCACAAAGTCCTCATCGTTGGGGTCATCTACCATGGCGTCAGAATCCTCATCTGACACTGGAACTGAGGAAGTAGAGGGGTGGGAGGTTGGGGGGACAGTGAGCAAAGGCCACCAGCCAGCCCAAGACCAACCATCAGTCAGCTTAGCCAGGATTCTGGGATACCACTGCCCCCATACCCCCATGACACTGGTATCTTAAGCGACGGGTGTCCCTCTCCCTTAGTTACTCCCTAATCTcccaggggagggaaggaagggctcTAAGTGAGAAGATTCAGGGGATAGGGATGGCACAGTCAAAAGACGAAACCCTCCCATGCTCACCGcacttgttttcaatttttcccacTGTCCCCAGTTCCCATGCCAACTCATAGCAGAGAGAGGCAGAACGCTAGACGTTCTCTGCCCTGCCACCTCCCACTTTCTGCTCTTCTCCTCACCCAGAATTCCCAGGTTACACTTCCTTAAATCCTACTCACTGCTCTCAGTGGAATCCACAACCTCAGGTTTTGGAGGCTCTACTCTTCGCACGCGCTCGCTTCTCTTCTGTACCTTGGAAacaggggagaggaggaaagcTGACACCAGGGGCAGGCTAATGGGCCAGCTGCACTAGCACAGGGTTGGGGAGGCGGGGGCGAGGTATGGAgatgggagggggaagggagagtagGGACCCTTGGCCCAGCCCTTAagaggagggaagaaaaggaggCTGGATTTTCTCCTGAAGAAGCAGTAGATACAAgagctccctccctcctcttcactccactcacacacacacaccctccacaAAACAGCATCTGGGAGGGAAAATGAAGGGGTTGTCCTTCCCAGAGCTATAGGGAGAACCAGACTccttccactcccctccccccccctcaCCCTCTCAGGCGGCTTCTCACTCGCCTTCCCAGTCAGACCGTCTCCTGCAAAGGAAGCAGAAGGCAACCTAAATGGTGAGCCTgccctcaccacccccaccctgccccaaccCCCCCACCTCCCATTTCTGGGGAAGAACTTACtcaaaactgaaagggaaaactCGAGTGTCTGTGGCTACTGGGGGCCCCTCTCCAGGTTACCTTGGGCTCTTTACTAAGGGGGCGGGGTGCAGCTACtctatgaaaacaaaaaaaaaatcctaccctTCCCATCAGCTTTTCTGTCCTCAATCGGTGGGTAACACACCTTTCATCCAGAATCGGTTTTACCAACAAAAACAAATGCAACCACCCAAAGGCAGCAAGGGGGAAAGGAAGCATAAATGTTTGGATAGGTTCCTCTGGCCTCAGGTGGTTGGTTACAGAAAAGCCCCAGGCCCCTGGTCACAGCCTGGGAGAGGCACAGCGCTAGCATTAGGGAGGAACTGGAGCTTCTCACGTCCAGGCTGCCCCTCCCACCTCAGAGACACACTGCTAGACCCTGCATATCTACCATTCCCCTGAAATCCTTAAGCTCTTGGTGGCTCTAGAATCCAGTTGCCATTCATCAACCCTAGAAACCCCACTCCAATTTAGAATAAAACAGTTGCAGAGATTCTAGAATCTAAATCCTGAGGGATGGATTCTGGCACCAAAAGCCCACTAGGGTAAGAAAAAGGGAAGCTCTCCCACCAAAACCACTCCCCCCAACCCACCACCCTGAGGTCCCCCCATCCCTCTCCCCTCGTCCCCTGTACTTCCTCCCACCCctactttccttcctcttcttcacCACACCCCACTCCTCCCTCCCAAACCTCTGACTCCTTCCCCCCACACACCTCTACTCTTCCCTCTctatcttcctcctcctcccctgcctTCTTCCCCAAAACACAGAGCCACTCCTCCTGACACCCACCCTCTCTGCCCAGCCTCAATTCATCAGCTGATTAGGCAACCTACCTGGCAAGGAAGGGTGTGCAGGGGGGCTGGGGCCCCTAGGTTTGGTCTGAGAACCGTTGATTCCATCCCCCAGAGTCTCTCCCACCGAAGGGCTGGGGGGGCCATTGGGGCTCTGTGGCTGCCctcggggaagctcctcctcctgcccagGGGAGCCCCTTCTCCCCGAAGTTATGGAAGTGGTCTCCTCCTCATCAATATGGGGGGACTGCAGAGTTATTGGGGAATCTGGCGCCAAAGGCTCTAGTAGCCTCCGGGGAGAAGAGGGATTTGCCCCAGCCCCTGGGTCAGGTGGCACCACCTCAGGGGTCTGGCCCCCTGGTCCAGACTCTAGGGTCTGATCCCCTGCATCCCATGCAAGGGTCCCCTCAGGACCATGGTCTACCTCTGGGGGGGAAGGGGCTTTATAGAGCAGCCCCCCCAGCCCCAGTAGCTCAGTGGCTCCACCTAGGACTCCAGGATCTTTTTCTAGACCAGCAGGGGTATCAAGCAGGTCCAGGGCTCCAGAAGATGGAGAAGGGCCAGGGGGGACCCATCCCTGAGTCGGGGCAGTCTGTGATTCCAGCAGATCTTCTCCAAATTCCATGTCTACTGGAAGGTCTCCAGCCAGGGGCTTCTCTGGCAGGGTCAATGGGTCAAACGGACTGGGGAAATCACTGGGGTCCATGAGGAAGGCTGGAAATGGGCTGGAGATCAGGGTAGAAGAAGGTGCAGAAGAGGTGGTCTTAGCCAAATTCCTTCTTATGGAGGCTCTGAGACACACCCCACCATCCACTTGGATTTCACATGAACAGCCCCCACCACCACAACCGACAAGCATTTCCACAGGCTTTAGTCCAAATGaccactcccccctccccatacAGCGCCCCCTGTGGGGAGAGGCGTTCCCCGCCCTGGTCCTGTGCTCACACTCGACAAGCCAGTGGGTCGTCCCACCCGCCCGCTTGCCCCCCCACTCCCGACTGCAACTCACACTTCCCCTCCCCCCTTACCttttaccccccacccccaactcggCCTTAAGAGTCTCCCAGGGCCGTCGCCACCAGGAGCTTTTCCCGCCCCCGCGATCTCAGTTTCTATTTCCTTCCCATTCCCCTAAAGCCCCCCAGTTCCCCAGTCTTTACCCACCCTGTCTGgccccactccccctcccctcGTTGCATGGTCTTCCCTCGGCCCTTCCCCCGCCCCCACAAACTGCCCTTCCTAACCCCTCCCCCCCCCAGTTACCTTTCAGAGTCGCCCACTTCCTCAACCCCGTCCCCCCCTTTCCTATTGCTCCCCGGGTCCTCCCTTCTCCTgttgcccaccccccacctcagGCATTTACAGGAAGACATCTTGGAGCTACGATCTCTCCTTAGACCCCCCTCCCGGCTACTGCGAGCTCCCGCCTGCAGGTTCGGTTCGGCTGGATCAGGCCCGACCCCTACCTGCGGCAGGGTTAGTGTAACCGCTACAAGCCTAGAACTGCAGACAGCGATGGCCCCGCGCTCCTTCTCCACCTCCCTCCCTAGCAGCCGGGACAGGGGTCGCGGCCCCTTTAAATGGCAGCGCCGCTCACAGCGCCCAGCGCTCTGCACCAGGCGGGCGGGCGGCGCCAGCAACCAACCCCATTGGCTGGCTCGAGGAGGGGGCTCGCGAGACAGCGCCGGCCCCCGGCGCGAGACTCCCAGCCCAGTGGCCGCCTGGAAATTGTGGAGTGGAGTTGAGGCACTGGAGCTGGAGCTTGAGCCCCCGCCCGGGGCCCCGTTAGTTGAGCAGGAAAAGATAGCCTCTGGAGCTTTGAAGCCCGCCCCCGGGAAAGGCGTCGCCCCCTTTCCACCAAAGGGCCGAATACACtaacccacagaaaacagagatctACGCACCTGCTTCCCTTACCTGGCCCAAGAGTCTGGCCTCCGTCACACCCGTGCCCGCCCTACCTCCTGGAGCCCACTCTACCCGTGATCCCCTCCTCTCATTCAAATGGTTCCcggtcccctccccctccccgtgTCTCTCTTCGCTTCCCACTCGTGTTCAACCCCCCGGCGTCCGCCCCCCCCCTCAGCAGTCCCTACCTACGCCATGCAGCAGGCGCCTGCCAAGCttaccctccccccatccccacctctccGGGGCCCGCCCCCTGGGCGACTGTTGGGGTAATGAGTGACAGCAgagggtggagggaggcagggaccCAGCCCTCACGTGCCCCTCCTCCCCTTGTCTGCAGCCTCGGGGCCCCCCTAACCATTCTAAGAGTCGTAGTTATGGAGCGTCTTAAGCTTGGTCTCCAGCCACCCAGGGCGGGTTAAATGGCTCTGGCTCAGTGACAACGTCTATGCAGTAACCGTTACTGCCTGATGACCGCAAAAAACAGGCCCTGCAAagaccccccacacacacacacacacactccctcagCGGTCTTAGGGTAAGTTCTGGGATCTTCTTCCTAAGTCCTCCTGCAAGAGCTCCCTGCATTATCTCTGGAATAGTTTTCCTCACCAGGGCCGAtagctctcctccctccctcctgtctctctctctcttccaccctctctctccctctatctttctgtccttgtctgtctctttctgctctctctctccctcgcGCGCGCTCTCCCCGCCCCCCCGTCTCTTTTTGTCTCCgtctctgtctctgcctctcaTATGCACGAACACGCACGCGcgcaaacacacacacgcactcacactcacacacgctGTCCCTCCTGGATGGTCCTTAACATGTGGGTGTGGCTGGGGTTGAGGCtagagaggtggggtggggggagggggtactAGCCTTAGGCCTAGGGCTTTAAACATGTGTGCAAGGATCCTTTCTCAGTCCTCATTATAATAGTTAGAGCACTTTACAATCCCTACTTCCCACCTTCCCTCCCCAGCCTTCAAGGGGAGAGGGCTGAGATACTCCCGGAGGCTCAGGCAGGAAGGGAGTTCCACCAGGGAACTTGTAGGCTTGGTGGCTGGTGGATACTCTAGCCTGCCTCTTTGCCCTTGGGCCTTTCTTTCTTCCCACCCTAAACCTCTCCTAGCTTTATAATCCTCTAGTTTTATCCTCCCTTTTCTCGTACTCTTTTTCAGAAACCTTATCCTTCCTAGCTCTCCGCATGGCCTTGAGgttttctttgctctttcctATCTACATGTAGAGATAAAAGcaagagctttttttttccttttaaatttcacAAATTCAGCTTTCTCCCTATCTTAACCAGTGTTCTGTGTACCCTTCTCCCACCTTCTGCTTGTTTCTATGTCCCTGTCCCTCCCCTTTGCTTTTCAGCTTGTTCCATCTCAGTTGGGTCACCTAGTTCTTTTGTGTTATCTATGCTCCTCATGCTTGGATCCTTTGCTGCTCTGGTTGTGGAGAGTGCCTGGTGACTAGCTTTCAAGCTGAGAGAGAATCAAAAAGGGCAGTTAATGGGGTATTATTAATTCTAGAGCCAGTGTGGTGGAGTAAAAAGTGCTTGTGTTCTAGAGTTAGCTAAACCAGGATTCTAATATCAACTCTGCCTGCTTTCTAGCCAGGTAACTTTGGACAAGTGACTTGTCAAGTCACTGAGGTttacttttctcatctttaaacaGAGGTGAGGAAACCATCTAAGTGTCCAATAATAAGGGATGGGTTAAATTGATTGAGTTACTTTCTTAAAATGTATGTTGTCATGAACAATCACACTTTGAAAAACTAATGACATGGAAATACTCATGATAGAATGTTAAATGTCAAAAAGGAGTTaaaatatcctcattttatagaaaaattctatttttacatgTATGCACGTGAAGGGTCTGGAAGGAATTACACCAAAATTTAAAGAGTAATTATCTATGTGTGGTGGGAATATATATgagtttaaaaagtaattttctatgttcaaagattgtggtgattaatgcacaactatgaacaactgtacactttgaaggactgtatgttatgtgaatatatctcaataaaatcgcatttaaaaaattaaaaaataaacaggaaaaaaagtgattttctgcattacttctctttatttattttctaaatttgtcCACTGAACACATATTGctcttataatcagaaaaaaaaatatttacattttaaaatgaggatattaaCACCTACTTTGCAGGGTTATTGGAAGGATTAGAAATAATGTGCCAGGCACACAATAGGCTTTCAATAATTCATTTTCTAAGGAGCCAGTGTGCATAATAGAAAGAGCCTGCCCTTTTCAGACGGAAAGATGAGGGTCCAAATCCTGATTCCATCATTCAGTACTTATGGGGCTACTCTGAACATTAGTGTCCACAaatgtaaagtggggataataataccccATAGGCCTCACACTCACTAgagtggctatttttttttttttttttttttttaagcagaaagTAATAAGTGCTGAGGAGGACTTATTGGTACATTGTTTGGTGGGAAAGTAAGTGGTGCAGCCGCAGTGGAAAACACCTTGGcaattcttcaaaaagttaaacaaggaactaccatatgacccagcaatcccacttctgggtatttACGCAAAATAACTGAAGGCAGGaattcagacagatatttgtacaccgatgttcatagcagcattagtcacaatagccaaaaggtggaagcaatccaaatgtccatcaacagatgaatgcataagcaaaatatggtatatacatacaataaaatattaaccttaaaaaaggaatgaatttctgacacatgctactacatggatgaactttgaagacatcatgttgagtgaaataagtcagacacaaatggaTGGATAGTGAATAATTCCACTCATATGAAAGAGCTAGATAAAACAtgaaaattcacagagacagaaagtagagtacaggttaccataggcagggtggggagagggggaatggggagttaatgggcgagggatttctgtttggggtaatggaaaagttctggaaatggatggtgatgagggCAGCACAACATTAtggatgtgattaatcccactgaatggtatgcttgggagggactgagatgggaaagtttatgttgtatagatgttaccacacacacaacaaaagaacaactaaagagacaatgacaagtaaatgatcctgaatgggatctaataatggaggagtaAAGGCCCAAAAGAACATTActggggcatatgaaaaaattggattatagattataaattttatatcaatgttaaatttcttgaaattgatAACTGTACTTTATTACCTAAgtaaatatccttattcttaggcaATATACATGggagtattaagtgttcaaggagcatgctgTATGCAACCTGCTCCCGAAGGTTTAGAAAATAGAGATATAGGCAGATAGCTAGATGGactgatagaatgatacagcaaatgtggaaaaaatgctaaaagttggtggatttgggtatctaggtgttggagttctctgtgtgggttttgtgttaattttgcatctgtcctgtaagtttcaaatcacttcaaaattaaaagttaaagagaaaaaaaaataatacctcATAGGGATGCTGTTAAGTGAGATGTGACCCCTGCCTGACATATTGCAGATAGTCAATAATACTGGTCACTATTATCATAAAAGAAATATCTGGTTTCATGCATGGCCTAGGACTTCACACCCTGGAGCCTTCATATTCTTAAAATACCCACAGTTGAAAGGTTTGAGTATGTATCAGCCACAGATGAAAGGCTCTAACATAAAATGGGCTAATATTTAGGGGGGATTGGGCAAGAACATGGCCTGTAATTCAAACACTCTCATTTTCAGCCTTGTTACCTACAGTTATTTCATAGTACTCAATTCTATTACTTGTCATTCAGAATTTATAAAGCACCCCTAAAGTGCGGTAAGCAGTATAAGGCATGTAAAAAGCTCAGACTTTTTTTTACATGCTTGTATGTGCACAGGAAATCTCTGTAGAAGGATACCAAAGgggctatatatttttttatgattacaaacatataaataaatgttaattgtaaAAATTTTGGAAAGCACAGAAAACTGAAGAAGAAAGCAATAATCATATATCCTAGCACTACTGCTATAACCACTACTAACCTTTTGATATATACTCTTCCAGTCTTTTTCTtcattgcatatatatttttacaaaattagaATCATTTTATATGGCATATTCTATAACATATCTGTAATGGCTGTATATATTATTCCATCATTTGGATGTACCATGCTTTATTTAACTAATTAATTACTCCTGGATgttgaatgtttatttttttcatg is a genomic window of Choloepus didactylus isolate mChoDid1 chromosome X, mChoDid1.pri, whole genome shotgun sequence containing:
- the ZMYM3 gene encoding zinc finger MYM-type protein 3 isoform X3, which encodes MDPSDFPSPFDPLTLPEKPLAGDLPVDMEFGEDLLESQTAPTQGWVPPGPSPSSGALDLLDTPAGLEKDPGVLGDGLTGKASEKPPERVQKRSERVRRVEPPKPEVVDSTESIPVSDEDSDAMVDDPNDEDFVPFRPRRSPRMSLRSSVTQRAGRSAGSTKMTCAHCRTPLQKGQTAYQRKGLPQLFCSSSCLTTFSKRPSGKKTCTFCKKEIWNTKDSVVAQTGSGGSFHEFCTSVCLSLYEAQQQRPIPQSGDPADATRCSICQKTGEVLHEVSNGSVVHRLCSDSCFSKFRANKGLKTNCCDQCGAYIYTKTGSPGPELLFHEGQQKRFCNTTCLGAYKKKNTRVYPCVWCKTLCKNFEMLSHVDRNGKTSLFCSLCCTTSYKVKQAGLTGPPRPCSFCRRSLSDPCYYNKVDRTVYQFCSPSCWTKFQRTSPEGGIHLSCHYCHSLFSGKPEVLDWQDQVFQFCCRDCCEDFKRLRGVVSQCEHCRQEKLLHEKLRFSGVEKSFCSEGCVLLYKQDFTKKLGLCCITCTYCSQTCQRGVTEQLDGSTWDFCSDDCKSKYLLWYCKAARCHACKRQGKLLETIHWRGQIRHFCNQQCLLRFYSQQNQPNLDTQSGPESLLNSQSSELKPQTPSQTKVENSSTVRTPEENGNLGKLPAKTRSAPTAPTPPPPPPPPATPRKNKAAMCKPLMQNRGVSCKVEMKSKGSQTEEWKPQVIVLPIPVPIFVPVPMHLYCQKVPVPFSMPIPVPVPMFLPTTLESTDKIVETIEELKVKIPSNPLEADILAMAEMIAEAEELDKASSDLCDLVSNQSAEGLLEDCDLFGPARDDVLAMAVKMANVLDEPGQDLEADFPKNPLDINPSVDFLFDCGLVGPEDVSTEQDLPRTMRKGQKRLVLSESCSRDSMSSQPSCTGLNYSYGVNAWKCWVQSKYANGETSKGDELRFGPKPMRIKEDILACSAAELNYGLAQFVREITRPNGERYEPDSIYYLCLGIQQYLLENNRMVNIFTDLYYLTFVQELNKSLSTWQPTLLPNNTVFSRVEEEHLWECKQLGVYSPFVLLNTLMFFNTKFFGLQTAEEHMQLSFTNVVRQSRKCTTPRGTTKVVSIRYYAPVRQRKGRDTGPGKRKREEEAPILEQRENRMNPLRCPVKFYEFYLSKCPESLRTRNDVFYLQPERSCIAESPLWYSVIPMDRSMLESMLNRILAVREIYEELGRPGEEDLD
- the ZMYM3 gene encoding zinc finger MYM-type protein 3 isoform X1, with the protein product MDPSDFPSPFDPLTLPEKPLAGDLPVDMEFGEDLLESQTAPTQGWVPPGPSPSSGALDLLDTPAGLEKDPGVLGGATELLGLGGLLYKAPSPPEVDHGPEGTLAWDAGDQTLESGPGGQTPEVVPPDPGAGANPSSPRRLLEPLAPDSPITLQSPHIDEEETTSITSGRRGSPGQEEELPRGQPQSPNGPPSPSVGETLGDGINGSQTKPRGPSPPAHPSLPGDGLTGKASEKPPERVQKRSERVRRVEPPKPEVVDSTESIPVSDEDSDAMVDDPNDEDFVPFRPRRSPRMSLRSSVTQRAGRSAGSTKMTCAHCRTPLQKGQTAYQRKGLPQLFCSSSCLTTFSKRPSGKKTCTFCKKEIWNTKDSVVAQTGSGGSFHEFCTSVCLSLYEAQQQRPIPQSGDPADATRCSICQKTGEVLHEVSNGSVVHRLCSDSCFSKFRANKGLKTNCCDQCGAYIYTKTGSPGPELLFHEGQQKRFCNTTCLGAYKKKNTRVYPCVWCKTLCKNFEMLSHVDRNGKTSLFCSLCCTTSYKVKQAGLTGPPRPCSFCRRSLSDPCYYNKVDRTVYQFCSPSCWTKFQRTSPEGGIHLSCHYCHSLFSGKPEVLDWQDQVFQFCCRDCCEDFKRLRGVVSQCEHCRQEKLLHEKLRFSGVEKSFCSEGCVLLYKQDFTKKLGLCCITCTYCSQTCQRGVTEQLDGSTWDFCSDDCKSKYLLWYCKAARCHACKRQGKLLETIHWRGQIRHFCNQQCLLRFYSQQNQPNLDTQSGPESLLNSQSSELKPQTPSQTKVENSSTVRTPEENGNLGKLPAKTRSAPTAPTPPPPPPPPATPRKNKAAMCKPLMQNRGVSCKVEMKSKGSQTEEWKPQVIVLPIPVPIFVPVPMHLYCQKVPVPFSMPIPVPVPMFLPTTLESTDKIVETIEELKVKIPSNPLEADILAMAEMIAEAEELDKASSDLCDLVSNQSAEGLLEDCDLFGPARDDVLAMAVKMANVLDEPGQDLEADFPKNPLDINPSVDFLFDCGLVGPEDVSTEQDLPRTMRKGQKRLVLSESCSRDSMSSQPSCTGLNYSYGVNAWKCWVQSKYANGETSKGDELRFGPKPMRIKEDILACSAAELNYGLAQFVREITRPNGERYEPDSIYYLCLGIQQYLLENNRMVNIFTDLYYLTFVQELNKSLSTWQPTLLPNNTVFSRVEEEHLWECKQLGVYSPFVLLNTLMFFNTKFFGLQTAEEHMQLSFTNVVRQSRKCTTPRGTTKVVSIRYYAPVRQRKGRDTGPGKRKREEEAPILEQRENRMNPLRCPVKFYEFYLSKCPESLRTRNDVFYLQPERSCIAESPLWYSVIPMDRSMLESMLNRILAVREIYEELGRPGEEDLD